The genomic DNA GGTCGCCTGCGGCAGGTACGCGAAGACGAGCAGCGTGAGGCCGAGGAACACCAGGCAGGCGGGCAGTTGCGCGAGCGCGGCCTCGAGCACGTTCGGCACGAGCGCCTCGGCGTCGCTCGCGTTCACCGCGCCGACCAGCCCGGCGGCGGCGGAGGCGCCCAGCACGACGACGATCACGATCACCCCGACGATCCAGTACTCGAGCAGCCAGCGCACCCGCGGCACGGGGGTGGCGAGCACGGGTTCGGCGGTGCCGTGCGCCTCCTCCTGGCGGGCGCGGATGCCCACCTGCACCGCGCAGCAGGCCGCGAGGATGCCGACCAGCCCGTAGAACGTCGCCACGAACGCCTGCTCGAGCGTCGCGTCGTCGCCGACCATCGCCTTCAGCGTCTCGGCGACCTGCGGGGTGCTGCCGGCGATCTCGCCGATGATCGACGACAGCGAGGTGGCGAGCAGGCCCGTCGCGATGCCGCCGACGGCCCAGGCGGCCAGGATCGACGTGTTCAGCCGCCACGCCAGCCCGAACGAACTCGACAGGCCGGCCCGCGCGTCGGCGCGCCCGACCCGACCGGGCAGCAGGCTCGCCCCCTGATCGCGCACCGACTGCAACCCGAACACGCCCGCGACGACGAGCACCGCGAACCCGACCGGTACGAGCAGCGGTGCGAGATCGTTCTCGACGAACGCGCCGGTGAACTGCCCGTACCCGATCGGCGACAGCCAGGTCGGCCAGGCCGGCGTCAGGTGCAGCAGGTCGTCGGACGGCGTGCCGGCGGCGTCGCCGATGCCGCGCAGCAGGTAGGCGGCGAGCACGAACGCCACCGACAGGCTGTTCGCGCCCCGGGAGGTGCGGAACAGCTGCGCGGCGAACAACCCGAACGCGAGGAACGCGATGCCCGGCGCGGCGATCGCCGCCCCGGTCACGAGCGAGCCCGTGGCATCCAGCCCGTTGCCGATGAACGCGAGCGCGATCGCGAGGCCCAGCGCCAGGTTGGCGAGCACCCCGTGCGCGACCGTCGCGACGGTCGGCAGCACCCGCCCGGCGGGCGTGGCCGAGACCAGCTCGGTGCGGCCCTGTTCCTCCTCCATGCGGGTGTGCCGCACGGCGAGGAACGTGCTCATCAGGCCGCCCATGAGCGCCAGCCAGGCGTAGATCAGGAAGAACGCGAACGCGCCGTCGTCGACGCCGTTCGGCGTGCCGCGGAAGATCAGGATGGTGCGGGTCGCGATCGCGACGGCCAGGATGTCACGGCGATCGTCCTCCGAACCGTACGTGTCGAACACCGCGGCGACCGACGCGTAGGCCAGCAGCGCCGTGCCGATGATCCACAGTGCGAGTTGCAGCCGGTCGCGGCGGATGCGCTGCCGCAGCAGCACGAGGAAGGTGCTCACGCGCGGGCCCCCGCCCGGTCGGCCGGGGCCGCCGCCTCGTCGGCGGCGATCTCGTCGCCGTAGTGCCTGAGGAACAGCTCCTCGAGCGAGGGCGGCGCGATCGTGAGCCCCGTCACGCCGAGCCGCCCGAGTTCGGGCAGCGTGCCCGACACCTCGTCGGAGTCGACGGTGAAGCTCACCCGCCCGTGATCGACGCGCACGTCGTGGGCGCTGCCGAGTCCGGCGAGCGCGTCGGGCGCGACGTCGTCGGCGGCGAACGAGATCTCGGTGCGGGTGAGGTGTCGCAGGTCGGCGAGGGTGCCCGACTCGACGATGCGGCCGGCGCGGATGATGCTGACCCGGTCGCAGAGCTCTTCCACCTCGCTCAGGATGTGGCTCGACAGCAACACGGTGGCGCCCGCCTCGGCGACCCGGTCGACCTCGCGGGCGAACACCTGCGCCATCAGCGGGTCGAGCCCGCTCGTCGGCTCGTCGAGGATGTACAGGTCGGCGGGCGTCGCGAACGCGGCGATGAGCGCGACCTTCTGCCGGTTGCCCTTCGAGTAGGCGCGGCCCTTCTTGCGCGGGTCGAACTCGAACGCGTCGGCGAGGGCGGCCTTGCGTTTCGCGTACGCGGCGCGGTCGGTCGCGCCGCCGCGCAGCCGGGAGAGCAGGTCGATGGCTTCGCCGCCGGTGAGGTTCGGCCAGAGGGCGACGTCGCCCGGCACGTAGGCGATGCGGCGGTGCAGGGCGGCCGCGTGGGTCCAGGGCTCCAGGTCGAAGACGGATGCTTCGCCCGACGTCGCCCGGGCGAGCCCGAGCAGGATGCGGATCGTGGTCGATTTGCCGGCCCCGTTCGGGCCGAGGAATCCGTGCACCGAGCCCTGGGCGACCTCGAGGTCGAGACCGTCGAGCGCGGTGGTGCGGCCGAAGCGCTTCACGAGCGCCGACGTGCGGATCACAGTGGTCATGAACGCGACGATACGCGCATTTCACAAATTTGTGAATACGGTGAACCGGGTTCCCTGAGCGTGTCGAAGGGAGGTTCCCTGAGCCTGTCGAAGGGAGGTTCCCTGAGCGGGTCGAAGGGAGGTGGGCTCGCTTCGACAGGCTCAGCGCGCTTCGACAGGCTCAGCGCGCTTCGACAGGCTCAGCGCGCTTCGACAGGCTCAGCGAGCTCAGCGGGCTTCGACAGGCTCAGCGGGCTTGGGTGGGCTCCGGAGCATCCGCCCTATTCGAGCGCAGCGAACTTCTCGATGTCGCTCTCGGTGCCGGTCACGATGATGAGGTCGTGGTTGGTGACCACGGTCTGCTCGGTGGCGTACGTGAAGGGCTTGCCGGGGCTCTTCACACCGACCACCGTGACGTGGTGCCGGGTGCGCACACCCGACTCGGTGAGGGTCTTGCCGCGGATCGGCTTCGGCGGGTACATCTTCACGAGGGCGAAGTCGTCGTCGAACTCGATGAAGTCGAGCATCCGCCCGCTGACCAGGTGCGCGGTGCGTTCGCCGGCCTCGCGTTCGGGGTAGATGACGTGGTTCGCGCCGATGCGCTCGAGGATCTTGCCGTGCGACGCCGAGATCGCCTTCGCCCAGATCTGCGGGATCTTCAGGTCGACGAGGTTCGCGGTGATGAGCACGGATGCCTCGACCGACGAGCCGACCGCGCACACCGCGATCGAGAAGTCCTGCGCGCCGATCTGCTTCAGCGCGTCGACCGACTTGGCGTCGGCGACGACCGCGTGCGTGACCCGGTCGGCCCACTTCTGCACGAGGTTCTCGTCGGTGTCGACGGCGAGCACCTCGCGGCCGAGGCGGTCGAGCTGACCGGCCGTGGCCGCGCCGAATCGCCCGAGTCCGATGACGAGCACCGGGGCGTCATGTCTGATGCGATCAACCAACGATGGGCCTCTCTTCCGGTCGTTTGTATAGCTGGCGACGCGTCGTCGCGGCGAGGGCGGCCGCGAGGGTGACCGTGCCGACGCGTCCGAAGAACATGGTGAACGCCATCACGTACACGCCCGCCGGCGGCAGGTCGGCGGTGAGCCCGGTCGAGAGTCCGCAGGTGGCGAACGCCGAGATGACGTCGAACAGCACGTAGTCGAACGGCTGCTTCGAGATCTGCAGGATCGCGATGGACGCCGCCGCGACGATCGTCGAGCCCCAGAGCACGACCGCGACCGACAGTCGCAGCATGTCGCGGGGGATGCGCCGCCCGAACGCCTCCATGGAGGGCGTGCCGCGCGCCTCCGCGAAGGCGGCCAGGAACAGCACGGCGAGCGTCGTGACCTTGATGCCGCCCGCGGTCGACGCCGACCCGCCGCCGACGAACATGAGCATGTCGGTGACGAGCTGACTCGACCCGTACAGGTCGTGCATGTTGACCGTCGCGAAGCCGCCCGAACGCGCCATCACCGACATGAACATCGACTGGAAGATCGTGGGCCCGGCGTCGAGCCGGCCGTAGGTCGCCGGATTGCCGTGCTCGAGCAGGATGTACATGCCCGCACCCGCGATGAACAGGATGACGGTCGTGGTGAGCGTGAGCTTCACGTGCAGGCTCCAGCGGCGCGGATGCCGCCACCCGCGCGCGAGCGCGAAGATCACGGGGAAGCCGAGGCTGCCGAGGAACACCCCGACCATCAGCCACGACTGCATCCAGTAGTCGTGCAGGAACGGCTCGAGCCCGCCCGGGTTCGGCATGAAGCCGGTGTTCGTGAACGCCATCGCCGAGTAGTAGAACGCGTACCAGATCGAGCGGAACGCGTCGTACCCCGCCGCGAACATGCTCGGGATCATCGCCACGGCGACCGTCGTCTCGATGACCAGGGCGCTGACCGCGACGGTGACGAGCAGCCCGCCCACCTCGCCGAGCCGTACGGCCTGCCGTTCGGACACCGGGCCCACGTGGATGCGCGACGGGTTGCTGTCGCTGGCCGCGAGCAGCTTCGCCCGCAGCCCGAGCCGCCGCGAGATGACCAGGCCGAGGGTGGTCGCGAGCGTCAGCACGCCGACGCCGCCGATGTTCACGCCGATGAACACGAGCGCGTTGCCGAACGGCGACCAGTACGTCGCCATGTCGACCGTCGACAGGCCGGTGACGCAGATCACCGAGACGGCGGTGAAGAACGCGTCGTGCAACGGCACGGTCGTGCCCACGCCGGAGCGCGCCACCGGCAGCGAGAACAGCAGCGTGAACAGCAGGATCAGGCCGGTGAACACGGTGATCGCGAACCGGGCGGGCGAGGTGCGTACGAAGGCGTCGACGGCGTCGCGCAGTCGCCCCAGCCGGCTCCGTTGGGGAGCCCGCAGTGCCGCAGATCCCCTCCGCCTCACGCGCTCCTCCAACCCGGTGTCCGCTGAACGCGTGTGTCATGGTACTCCCCGGTGCGAATGACTACCCTTGACCCATGGCGGACATCTTCGACGTGGTGGCGGACTCGACCCGGCGCGACATCCTCGCCGTGCTGCTCGATCGCGAGACGGACGCTCCGCACTCGGGCGGCGAGATCAGCGTCTCCGAGATCGTCGCCGTGCTGGGCGTGAGCCAGCCGACCGTGTCGAAGCACCTCAAGGTGCTGCGCGAGTCGGGCCTGGTCGCCGTGCGCGAGGAGGGTCAGCACCGGTACTACCGGCTCGACCGCGCGCCGCTGGAGGAGCTCGAGGACTGGCTGATCCCGTTCCTCGCGCAGGATGCGGCCGCGGACGCCGCGAAGCTCGCCTCCGCCGACGAGCTCGACGGCGCGCTGAACGACGAGCAGCTCGCGTTCGCGTCGAAGCTGGGCAAGGCGTTCGCCGAGACGGCGCACTCGGTCAGCTCGGTGGTCGCGCCGCTGCGCAAGGGCTGACGCGAGACCGCCGCGTCGTCGGCGCCCCCGCCGCGTCGTCAGGCGAGCCGTTTGATCATCTCGAGCTCGAGGCCGCCCGGTGCGAGCTCGTACTCGCGGCTGCGACCGGTGAACGAGAACCCGAGCTTCTCGTAGAACCGGATCGCCCGCGGGTTGTGCTCGTGCACCTCGAGCCGCAGGGTGTCGCCGTAGCCGCGCGCCCACGCCTCGATCGCCTCGAGCAGCGCGCGGGCCACTCCGGATGCCTCGCCGCGACGGTCGGCCGCGACGTACACGCCGACCAGCAGCGGCACGGATTCGCCCTGGGGGAGCCATCCGCCCATGTGCCCGACCCAGCGTTCGCCCTCGATCGCGACCACCGACGTCTGGCCGGGCGTCTCACCGCGGCGGGCGCGCTGGCGCCACTCGGGCTCCTCGACCTGCAGCGCGTGATCGAGCGTCTCGGCGTAGGCGAGCGGCGTGTCGCGCAGCATCTCGAGCCGCAGCGCGCGCACCGCCTGCCAGTCCTCTTCGCGGGTGGTGCGGATGACGAGTTCGTCGCGGAGCATCCTTCGAACCTAACCTGCTTCGCAGCACGGTGTCGTTGCCGCGATTCGTCCCGAAACGGGTGCGCGACGGCACCGGTCGGCGGATCCGGTAGACTGTGCGGAGGCTTTTCCGCCAACGGCCCGCGGCACGCGCCGCCGGGCCCGAATTTTCCAGTGAGGTTCTGATGGGTTCCGTCATCAAGAAGCGCCGCAAGCGCATGGCGAAGAAGAAGCACCGCAAGCTTCTTCGCAAGACGCGCCACCAGCGTCGCAACAAGAAGTAGGCTCGCGCCTGCTCCGCACTGAGCGCCGGATCCGTCCGGCGCTTTTTGCATGCCCGGATGCCTCGCGGCCCGCGCCGCCCGTTCGGGTTCGCCGGGGGCGCTCGCCGCGTACCCTGAGACGGTGACCGCACGCACCATCCGCCTCACCCTCGTCGGCAAGCCCGGCTGCCATCTCTGCGACGACGCGCGCGAGGTCGTCGCCGCCGTCCGCGGGGAGGTCGCCGCCACCCCCGCCGCGCCGACGATCGAGTACGACGAGGCGTCGATCCTCGACGATGCGGCGCTCGCGGAGCGGTTCGCGGAGGAGATCCCGGTGGTGCTCCTCGACGGCGAGGTGCACACGTACTGGCACGTCGACCCCGTGCGCCTGAAATCGGCTCTGCTGGGCTGACCCGCGCCGAGCCGTGCCACGCGGCGCGCCCCGTCAGCGGGCGCAGCGGAACCCGATGTGCGTCGTCGCGGTGTCGTCGGACTGCGGCGACCGGGCGGCCGGGCGGTAGCGCAGGCAGTAGTCGGGCGAGCAGAGGTGCGACCCGCCCTTGAGCACGCGGCGCCGCTCGCGATCGGCCGGGCCGGATGCCTCGCCGGCCGCGCCGCCGAGCAGGTCGCGCCGACCGCCGGCATCGACCGCCGCGTCGGCGAGCCCCGGCACGACGTGCCGCGGGGTGTACACGTCGGTCGTCCACTCCCACACGTTGCCCGTCATGTCGACCAGACCGTACCCGTTCGGCGGGAACGTGCCGACCGGCGACGGCCCGATCCACCCCGCCGCCCCGGTGTTCTCGGAGGGGAACCGCCCCTGCCACCGGTTCACCATCAGCCGGCCGCCCGGGAACTCCTCGTCGCCCCACGCGAACCGGGCGCCGTCGAGCCCGCCGCGCGCGGCGTACTCGAACTCCGCCTCGGTCGGCAGGCGGCGGCCCGCCCACGCGGCGTAGGTCGCGGCATCCTCGTAGGCGACCATGACGACCGGATGCCGCGGCCGCTCGTCGGCCGTCGGCCCGGGCCAGCCGGGCTCACGCCAGGTCGCGCCGGCGGCCCATCGCCACCACTGCGACCAGTCGCGCAGGTCGACCGGCCCGGCGGTCGGGGTGAAGACGAGGCCGCCGGGCACGAGGTCGGCGGGGTCGACGCCCGGGAAGTCGGCCGGGTCGAGGGCCCGCTCGGCGACCGTCACGTACCCGGTGTCGGCCACGAATGCGGCGAACTGCTCGTTCGTCACCGGGTGCTGCTCGATCTCGAACGCCGCGACCTCGCGGACGTGCACGGGCGTCTCGTCGGCCGAGAACTCGGCCGAGCCCATGAGGAACCGCCCGGCGGGGATCGGCACCAGCGGGGTCAGGTCGACCATGCTCCGAGCCTACGTCGGCGGGTGCGGATCGGCGCCGGACGCGGCATCCGCCTCACCCCAGCCGACCCGCGCGAGCGACGCGCCTACGGTGCGAGGCGCGTCGGCCCGCGGAACAGGAACGTGACCTCGCGGATCGACGCCTCGCCGAGCATCAGCATGAGCACGCGCGCCAGGCCCATGCCGAATCCGCCGTGCGGCGGGATGCCGTACCGGAAGAAGTCGAGGTAGTGCGCGAGGCCCTCGAGCTCGAGCCCCTTCGCCTTCGCCTGCTCCTCGAGCACGGAGATGCGGTGCTCGCGCTGCGCGCCGGTCGTGATCTCGGTGCCGTTGTAGATGAGGTCGTAGCTCTTGGTGAGCCCGGTCTCGGGGTCGACCATGTGGTAGAACGGCCGGATGCCGGTGGGGTAGTCGGTCACGAACACGAAGTCGTGGCCGTACGTCTCCTTCACGTGCGCGGCGATCTGGCGCTCGCCCTCGGGGTCGAGGTCGCCGTCGGTGCGGGGGATCTCGTACCCGCGGGCCTGCACGATCTCGCGCGCCTCGGCGAGCGGGATGCGCGGGAACGGCAGCGCCGGCACGGTCAGCTCGATGCCGAACTGCTCGCGGATCTCGTCGCCGTGCTTTTCGACCACGGCCTCGAAGCCGGCGGCGAGCAGGTGCTCCTGCATGACCATGACGTCGTCGTGCGAGTCGATCCAGCTCATCTCGGCGTCGACCGAGATGAACTCGGTCGCGTGCCGCGACGTGAACGACGGGTCGGCGCGGAACACGGGCGAGATCTCGAAGATCTTGCCGAAGCCGGCCGCCTGCGCCATCTGCTTGAAGTGCTGCGGGCTCTGCGCGAGGTACGCGGTGCCGAGGTCGAAGTAGTCGAGCTGGAACAGCTCGGCGCGCGACTCCGACGGGCTCGACATGAGCTTCGGCGTGTGGATCTCGATGAAGCCGTTGTCGACCCACCAGGTGCGCCACGCGTGCTCGAGCGTCGTCTGGATGCGGAAGATCAGGTTGTGCTTGGGCTGGCGCAGGTCGAGGTAGCGCCAATCGAGCCGCTTGTCGAGCGACGAGTCGGCGGCGATGGGCGGCTCGGCGGGGGCCTCGGTCACGATCTCGAGCGAGCCGATCTTCACCTCGAGCCCGCCGAGCTTCACCCGCTCGTCGTGCTTGAGGTCACCGGTCACGCGCACGAACGAGCCGTGCGAGAGACCCGAGATCGCCTCGGTGAGCGCGAGGGCCGCGGCCGAGCCGGCGCCTTCGGCCGGGGCATCCTCGGCGAGCTCGCGCGTGGCGGGGTTCACCAGCTGCACCGCGCCCGACTCATCGCGGAGGATGACGAACTGCACCTTCTTCTGATCGCGGACGGTCTCGACCCATCCGGCGACGGTCACGGGGCCGTCGGTCTGGGCGGCGAGCTGCTTGACGAGGGTGCGGTCGGTCACGGACGACCATCCTACCCGCCCGGTTTCGCGCCCTGATCGGGGTGGACCCCGCTCACCGTTCACGGGCGCAACGGGTCGGGCGGCCGGGGCGGGTCAGGTCGTGGCCGGCGGGGCGGCGTTCCAGCGCAGGCGCGGCGCGGAGGTTCCGAACTCCTCGAGCACCGCGGCCGGGTCGGATGCCACGGGGAAGGTCGTGATGAGCCGGATGCCGCGACCGTCGTCGAGGCCGTAGGCGAGTGCCGCAGGCCGTCCCGGTGCGTCGGTTGCGGGCGACACGGCGACCACCGTGTCCACGCCGTCGACGCGCCGGGTGCGGCGGCGCGCGTCGGCGCGCGACAGCAGCTTCGAGGCATCCGCCGTGACCCGCTCGAGCAGCGTGCCCGGCCCCGCCCACGGATGGAACCGCTCGGGCGGCCCGCCGTAGGCGTCGGCGAGCTGCGCGCCGAGCCATCGCTCGCGCTTCAGACCCCACGGCGTCGGCACCGTCGACAGCAGGTAGCCGTAGACGTGCAGCAGGCCGGCGTTGCCGATCGGCCAGGCGGCGTCCTCGCCGAGCCCCGCGATCGCGTGCAGGCCGTCGAACGTGGTGCGGCGCAGCACCTCGCCGGCGTGCTCGTCGATCACGGTCGACCGGCCCCAGGCGTCGAACCGGCCCGAGGCCCGGTCGAGCGCGATCGACGACACGAGCCACGGCAGCAGTGCGAGCGCGCCGGGCAGATCGTCGGCGCCGGCGAGCTCGGCGGCGCGATCCAGGGCGGCGAGACGGTCGGCGGACATGCGGGGACGATACCGGATGGCCCGTCGCCCCTCGGCGAATTCGAAGGAATCGCCTCCGTAGACTGGAGCCCGTGCCGGCCGACCAGATCCATCTCGTGCGCCACGGCGAGGTGTTCAACCCGCAGGGCGTGCTCTACGGGCGACTCGAGGGGTACGGGCTGAGCGAGCTCGGCCACCGCATGGCGCAGGCCGCCGCCGACGACCTCCTCGCCCGCGAGCGGCCGGTCTCGGCGCTCGTGAGCTCGCCGCTGCAGCGCACTCGCCAATCGGCGGAGCCGATCGCCGCGGCATTCGGGCTCGAGACATCCATCGACGAGCGCCTCATCGAACCCGAGAACCGGTTCGAGGGCAAGCGCATGACCGGCCGCGACTCCGCGCTTCGCGACGTGCGCAACTGGGCGTACCTGATCAACCCGTGGGAGCCGAGCTGGGGCGAACCGTTCCGCTCGATCGCGACGCGCATGCTGCACGCCATCGAGGACGCCTGGTCGAGCGTCGACGGCGGCGACGTCGTGCTCGTCAGCCACCAGTTGCCGATCTGGATGGTGCACCGCCGGCTCGCCGGCAAGGGCCTCGCGCACGATCCGCGCCGGCGGCGTTGCGCGCTGTCGAGCATCACGACGCTCGAGCGGCGCCCTTCGACAGGCTCAGGGGGCCCTTCGACAGGCTCAGGGGGCCCTTCGACAGGCTCAGGGAGCCCTTCGACAGGCTCAGGGAGCCCTTCGACGGGCTCAGGGGGCCCTTCGACAGGCTCAGGGAGCCCTTCGACAGGCTCAGGGACCGGGCACCGTTTCGTCGAGGTCGGGTACGTCGACCCCGCGGCCGGGCTGGGTGCGCACGCGACCGACGTGGGGGCCGTGTGATGCACCGGATGCCTCGGAGCGGGTCTCGACTCGCTCGCTTCGCACGCTACGCGGCCGGCGGAGCCGTGCTCGCGCTGCTGCTGACCGGCTGCACGTCCGACCCGCTCGCCGACCAGTACCGCGAGGGCAGCGGCAAGAACTACATCGCGGGCGACGGCACGATCGCCGAGTTCGCGCCCGACTCCCGCGAGGAGCCGGTGTCGTTCGAGGGCGCGACCGTCGACGGCGGTTCCTTCGACTCGGCCGACGCGGCCGGCGAGGTCGTGGTCGTGAACTTCTGGTACGCGGGCTGCGCTCCCTGCCGCGTCGAGGCGCCGATCCTGCAGCGGGTGCACGAGCAGTACGGCGACGAAGTCGCCTTCGTCGGCGTCAACGTGCGCGACCAGGCCGGCACCGCGCGCCCCTTCGAGGAGGACTTCGGCATCACGTATCCGTCGATCCTCGACGTCGACGAGGGTCGGGTGCAGCTCGCGTTCGCGGGCAAGGTGCCCGCGGCGGCGGTGCCGACCACACTCGTGCTCGACCGCGACGGTCGGGTGGCGGCGCGCATCCTCGGTCAGGTGAAGGATGCCTCGATCCTCACGACGATCGTCGACGGCCTGCTCGACGAGGCCGCCTGATGGGCCCCGGCGAGCTCGTCTTCAGTGGGCAGTTGCTGGTCGCGATCCCGATCGCGCTGGCCGCGGGGCTGATCTCGTTCCTCTCGCCGTGCGTGCTGCCGCTCGTGCCCGGATACCTCGGGTACCTCGGCGGGTTCACGGATGCCTCGGCCGACGCCGCGGTCGAACGGCGCAACCGCCGGCGGCTGCTCGCGGGCGTCGCGCTGTTCGTCGCCGGGTTCACCGTCATCTTCCTCACCTACACGGTGCTCGCGGGGGTCGCCGGGGCGTGGCTGCGCACCTGGCAGGATCCGATCACCCGGGTGCTCGGCGTCGTGCTCATCGTCATGGGGCTGGTGTTCGTCGGGCAGTTCACGTTCCTGCAGCGCCAGTTCAAACCGTCCTGGCGGCCCGCGACGGGCCTCGCCGGTGCGCCGCTGCTCGGCGTGGTGTTCGGCCTCGGCTGGACGCCGTGCATCGGACCGGCGCTCGCCGCGGTGCTGAGCCTCAGCCTGAACAGCGAGTCCGCGTGGCGCGGCGCGGTGCTCGGGCTCGCGTACTGCATCGGGCTCGGCATCCCGTTCCTGCTCGTCGCGCTCGGCTTCGGCTGGGTGACGGGCTCGATGACGTTCCTCCGGCGGCACATCCGCACCATCAACCTCATCGGCGGCGGGCTGCTGATCGTGATCGGACTGGTCATGGTCAGCGGGCTCTGGACGGCGTGGATGAACGAACTCCAGGGAGTGATGAGTGGCATCGACCTCGTCCTCTGAGCGCACCGCTCACGACCCCCTGCGCCCCGCCGACCACGTCGACTCGGCGCCCGAACCCGACGGCGGGGCATCCGGGGTCGCGCAGCCGAAGCTCGGCCCCGTCGGCTGGCTGCGCTTCGCCTGGCGACAGCTCACCAGCATGCGCACCGCGCTGCTGCTCCTGCTGCTGCTCGCGATCGCGGCGGTGCCGGGATCGCTCGTGCCGCAGCGCTCGAGCGACCCGAACGGCGTCACGCAGTACTTCCAGGACAACCCCGACCTCGCGCCGGTGCTCGACTCGTTCCAGATGTTCGACGTGTACACGTCGGCCTGGTTCTCGGCCGTCTACCTGCTGCTGTTCGTCTCGCTCATCGGCTGCATCATCCCGCGCACGAAGCACCACCTCGAGGCGCTGCGGGCCCGCCCGCCGCGCACCCCGGTTCGGCTGTCGCGGCTGGCCGGTTACACGGTGCGGTCGCTGCCCGAGCTCGCCGACGGAAGCGAAGGCGGGGCCGGCTCGCTTCGACAGGCTCAGCGAGCGGAGGTTCAGCGGGCGGAGAAAGAGCGAGCGGAGGTTCAGCGAGCGGAGGATGAGCGGGCGGAGGTTCAGCGGGCGGAGGATGAGCGGGCGGAGGATGAGCGGGCGGAGGCGTCGATCGCGGACGCCGCTGCGCGTCTGAAGCGGGCGGGCTACCGGGTCGAACGGTACGACCTGCGCGGCGAGGCATCCGTCTCGGCCGAGCGCGGCTACCTGCGCGAGACCGGCAACCTGGTCTTCCACACCGCGCTGCTCGGCGTGCTCGCGACCGTCGCGATCGGCGGCGGGTTCGGGTTCTCCGGCCAGCGGGTCGTGGTCGAAGGGCAGTCGTTCGTGAACACGCTCGGCGCGTACGACTCGTTCAACCCGGGCCGCTTCTTCGACGACGCGCAGCTGTCGCCCTACCGGCTCTCGCTCGAGGGGCTCGACGCGGTGTACGAGACGCAGAACGCCGACGCGATCGGCCAGCCGATC from Agromyces larvae includes the following:
- the aspS gene encoding aspartate--tRNA(Asn) ligase → MTDRTLVKQLAAQTDGPVTVAGWVETVRDQKKVQFVILRDESGAVQLVNPATRELAEDAPAEGAGSAAALALTEAISGLSHGSFVRVTGDLKHDERVKLGGLEVKIGSLEIVTEAPAEPPIAADSSLDKRLDWRYLDLRQPKHNLIFRIQTTLEHAWRTWWVDNGFIEIHTPKLMSSPSESRAELFQLDYFDLGTAYLAQSPQHFKQMAQAAGFGKIFEISPVFRADPSFTSRHATEFISVDAEMSWIDSHDDVMVMQEHLLAAGFEAVVEKHGDEIREQFGIELTVPALPFPRIPLAEAREIVQARGYEIPRTDGDLDPEGERQIAAHVKETYGHDFVFVTDYPTGIRPFYHMVDPETGLTKSYDLIYNGTEITTGAQREHRISVLEEQAKAKGLELEGLAHYLDFFRYGIPPHGGFGMGLARVLMLMLGEASIREVTFLFRGPTRLAP
- a CDS encoding cytochrome c biogenesis CcdA family protein, giving the protein MGPGELVFSGQLLVAIPIALAAGLISFLSPCVLPLVPGYLGYLGGFTDASADAAVERRNRRRLLAGVALFVAGFTVIFLTYTVLAGVAGAWLRTWQDPITRVLGVVLIVMGLVFVGQFTFLQRQFKPSWRPATGLAGAPLLGVVFGLGWTPCIGPALAAVLSLSLNSESAWRGAVLGLAYCIGLGIPFLLVALGFGWVTGSMTFLRRHIRTINLIGGGLLIVIGLVMVSGLWTAWMNELQGVMSGIDLVL
- a CDS encoding amino acid deaminase translates to MSADRLAALDRAAELAGADDLPGALALLPWLVSSIALDRASGRFDAWGRSTVIDEHAGEVLRRTTFDGLHAIAGLGEDAAWPIGNAGLLHVYGYLLSTVPTPWGLKRERWLGAQLADAYGGPPERFHPWAGPGTLLERVTADASKLLSRADARRRTRRVDGVDTVVAVSPATDAPGRPAALAYGLDDGRGIRLITTFPVASDPAAVLEEFGTSAPRLRWNAAPPATT
- a CDS encoding cytochrome c biogenesis protein ResB, coding for MASTSSSERTAHDPLRPADHVDSAPEPDGGASGVAQPKLGPVGWLRFAWRQLTSMRTALLLLLLLAIAAVPGSLVPQRSSDPNGVTQYFQDNPDLAPVLDSFQMFDVYTSAWFSAVYLLLFVSLIGCIIPRTKHHLEALRARPPRTPVRLSRLAGYTVRSLPELADGSEGGAGSLRQAQRAEVQRAEKERAEVQRAEDERAEVQRAEDERAEDERAEASIADAAARLKRAGYRVERYDLRGEASVSAERGYLRETGNLVFHTALLGVLATVAIGGGFGFSGQRVVVEGQSFVNTLGAYDSFNPGRFFDDAQLSPYRLSLEGLDAVYETQNADAIGQPIDFTAHVVVEDDGGSAVDETVKVNEPLRTHGTDVYLLGNGYAPTVTVRNPDGEIVFTDSVPFLPQDANLTSIGVIKVTDGLDEQLGMVGFFYPTQDVLSTGAYASTYPDLVYPVLTLNVYEGDLGIDDGTPTSVYALDPSGMTQLTGGTTGVDSIELKPGETAELPGGRGTVTLEDASPAGTADGDLSHSVKRFASFDIHHDPTQGWVLVFAILIIAGLLVSLFVPRRRMWVKAVRRRDGRVVLEYAGLARGDDPGLDDAVRAFADAHGGPAADDADDPSTPGSKVDA
- a CDS encoding TlpA family protein disulfide reductase, with product MPRSGSRLARFARYAAGGAVLALLLTGCTSDPLADQYREGSGKNYIAGDGTIAEFAPDSREEPVSFEGATVDGGSFDSADAAGEVVVVNFWYAGCAPCRVEAPILQRVHEQYGDEVAFVGVNVRDQAGTARPFEEDFGITYPSILDVDEGRVQLAFAGKVPAAAVPTTLVLDRDGRVAARILGQVKDASILTTIVDGLLDEAA
- a CDS encoding histidine phosphatase family protein: MPADQIHLVRHGEVFNPQGVLYGRLEGYGLSELGHRMAQAAADDLLARERPVSALVSSPLQRTRQSAEPIAAAFGLETSIDERLIEPENRFEGKRMTGRDSALRDVRNWAYLINPWEPSWGEPFRSIATRMLHAIEDAWSSVDGGDVVLVSHQLPIWMVHRRLAGKGLAHDPRRRRCALSSITTLERRPSTGSGGPSTGSGGPSTGSGSPSTGSGSPSTGSGGPSTGSGSPSTGSGTGHRFVEVGYVDPAAGLGAHATDVGAV